A genomic segment from Pseudomonadota bacterium encodes:
- a CDS encoding NAD(P)-dependent oxidoreductase gives MRRIALIGANGFVGSSIARALIANHNFDLIAVTRSNYEVARMDGYYDILINAAMPSKRFWAQQEPERDFSETTEKTFKLVNDWNWGKMIQISSISARSQLNTVYGRNKASAEKLVEYGDNLILRLGPMYGDGLDKGVLIDILQNKTVFVARDSRYCFAPIGWIGEWIGCNLDRTGVMDLGANEAITVGEVADAINSKSEFQGEIDNQVLSAPIIDAPLAKGAINFVNMLKVRESQDENN, from the coding sequence ATGCGTCGTATAGCCCTCATTGGAGCAAATGGTTTCGTAGGCAGTTCTATAGCCAGAGCCTTGATTGCAAATCACAATTTTGATCTCATTGCAGTAACCCGATCAAATTACGAAGTAGCGCGTATGGATGGCTACTACGACATCCTCATCAATGCAGCGATGCCCTCCAAACGCTTCTGGGCCCAGCAGGAGCCAGAAAGAGACTTTTCTGAAACGACAGAAAAAACTTTCAAATTGGTTAATGATTGGAATTGGGGAAAGATGATTCAAATCAGCTCAATTTCAGCACGTAGCCAACTTAACACTGTATATGGACGAAATAAGGCATCTGCAGAAAAGCTGGTTGAGTATGGCGACAACCTTATATTACGGTTGGGGCCAATGTATGGCGATGGTCTCGATAAAGGAGTTCTAATTGATATTCTACAAAACAAGACAGTTTTTGTTGCACGTGATAGCCGCTATTGTTTTGCCCCGATTGGGTGGATAGGAGAATGGATTGGATGCAATCTAGATCGCACTGGGGTGATGGACCTCGGAGCAAATGAAGCCATTACGGTTGGCGAAGTTGCAGATGCCATAAACTCAAAATCCGAATTCCAAGGGGAGATTGATAATCAAGTTTTGAGCGCGCCAATAATTGACGCGCCGTTAGCAAAAGGGGCCATAAATTTTGTCAATATGTTGAAGGTAAGAGAGAGCCAAGATGAAAATAACTAA
- a CDS encoding GDP-mannose 4,6-dehydratase, with the protein MLAMQKNQAIRAIIVGSAGQDGFYLERSLLADGIETVGITRSGVLLPWETTIQPFSLLDPNSVSSLVKEVKPQQIYYLPAYHQSSESKLENTNVSLKHSIDIHVLGLTNFLDAMRSWNPKARLFYAASSHVFGDPIIVPQTEETPFRPINVYGITKAAGIELCRLYRKQHGLHCSNGILYNHESPRRSPDFVGRKIIKSAVAIKKGNLDKLKLGDLSARVDWGAAEDTVEAMRAILNLEAADDFIVASGETHSIGEFVEIVFNDLRLDANKYVEVEPKLIDVGSRKRTLVGSPAKLKKATGWVPQKSFEQIILDMIAAELAGEI; encoded by the coding sequence ATGCTAGCCATGCAAAAAAATCAGGCAATCAGGGCCATTATAGTAGGTAGCGCGGGCCAAGACGGCTTCTATCTTGAACGCTCGCTGCTGGCCGATGGTATTGAGACTGTCGGTATCACTCGATCAGGTGTTTTGCTGCCGTGGGAAACAACGATACAGCCATTCTCTCTGCTTGACCCCAATTCCGTGTCGTCGCTTGTTAAAGAAGTCAAGCCTCAACAAATTTATTATCTCCCGGCATATCATCAGTCGTCTGAAAGTAAGCTAGAAAACACAAATGTATCGTTAAAACATAGTATAGATATTCATGTTTTGGGTCTGACTAACTTTCTAGATGCGATGCGAAGTTGGAATCCGAAGGCGCGCTTATTTTATGCTGCATCCTCACACGTATTTGGAGACCCTATTATTGTTCCGCAAACCGAAGAAACCCCGTTCCGGCCCATAAATGTCTACGGAATAACAAAAGCGGCAGGCATTGAGTTGTGCCGTCTTTACAGAAAACAACATGGTCTTCATTGCTCCAATGGCATCCTCTATAATCATGAATCTCCAAGACGGTCGCCTGATTTCGTTGGCCGGAAAATAATCAAATCAGCAGTAGCAATCAAAAAAGGCAACCTTGATAAATTAAAGCTTGGCGACCTTAGTGCAAGAGTGGACTGGGGGGCAGCAGAAGATACCGTGGAAGCAATGCGAGCCATCCTTAACCTGGAGGCAGCTGATGATTTTATTGTGGCCAGTGGGGAAACACACTCGATCGGTGAATTTGTTGAAATTGTTTTTAATGATCTGAGATTGGATGCCAACAAATATGTCGAAGTGGAGCCCAAGCTTATTGACGTAGGCAGTCGAAAACGAACATTAGTCGGGTCGCCAGCTAAGCTCAAAAAAGCTACTGGATGGGTGCCCCAAAAATCCTTTGAGCAAATCATTCTAGATATGATTGCTGCTGAACTCGCTGGGGAGATTTGA
- a CDS encoding glycosyltransferase, producing the protein MANRILIFLPTYNEAGHVKEMRDRIKATRVPADIMFLDDNSTDGTGDIIDCFAEEDVTISAVHRPAKSGIGGAHLEGIRRAYDMGYDTLVTMDTDLVHKPEDIPTFLDASNASDIVIGTRFELKNSLAEWNFFRKVLTHLGHLMTRLLLRHNFDATGAFRVYRLDRIDRRVFDLVKASDYEFFFTSLTILHLNSYTITEVPIELPGRVYGHSKMEIRHMIKSVLLMFKLSWLRLFKRRLLIINKPDPQYNDANI; encoded by the coding sequence ATGGCTAATCGCATACTTATCTTTCTGCCGACTTACAATGAGGCTGGTCATGTAAAAGAAATGAGGGATCGGATAAAAGCGACTCGTGTGCCAGCGGATATAATGTTTCTCGATGACAACTCTACGGATGGGACGGGCGATATTATTGATTGTTTTGCAGAGGAAGATGTAACTATATCGGCCGTGCACAGGCCTGCAAAGAGTGGAATAGGAGGGGCCCATTTGGAAGGCATAAGACGTGCCTATGATATGGGCTACGATACCCTTGTAACTATGGACACTGACTTAGTTCATAAACCTGAGGATATCCCGACATTTTTGGATGCTAGTAATGCCTCAGACATCGTTATAGGCACTCGCTTTGAACTAAAGAATAGTCTTGCCGAATGGAATTTTTTTAGAAAAGTTCTTACACACCTTGGTCATTTAATGACAAGATTGCTATTGCGTCACAACTTTGACGCAACAGGTGCTTTCCGTGTTTACAGGTTAGACCGTATTGATCGTCGAGTGTTTGATCTTGTTAAAGCATCTGACTATGAATTTTTCTTTACTAGTCTTACAATTTTGCATTTGAACAGCTACACAATTACGGAAGTTCCGATCGAATTACCTGGTAGGGTTTATGGACACTCAAAGATGGAAATTCGCCATATGATAAAAAGCGTATTGCTTATGTTCAAGCTTAGCTGGCTACGTCTGTTCAAACGAAGGTTGCTTATAATTAATAAACCAGATCCTCAGTATAATGACGCTAACATCTAA
- a CDS encoding sulfatase-like hydrolase/transferase — MPNTNSEKRLTQDFVPNWRSDLVLAYALGNLVLLPFWFIAFARNGMPLDQKFIEHFYELSQIFDHVDYFAALLWGFGISIILFLLFHATRKNQPQFYSLAVNIFIIPTFAGALAITWYVIFPPSGHARINNAWIFEGLAVFTVSIAILTTLALTRGRNALRFIRFIISVTAPFGILMSMNAYVAYQKIDASRASIMHSDRSLAPLKNTQPTGPRVILIFFDYWDYHYTFIKHPEFVKTPNIDKLTNIAFNGHNVARASSKTFTAIPSVLSGHRIDYAKRIGGDRLLTQYAAEYYPRIWNHQSTIFSDAHAAGYNTGVVATAFHPVCRIFPQFISRCIIDDHPFDYEYKTVFNRLDDIVSHTLWQVPPIRKLLFKDRPVFNNHWGIHLKLSNINSLKKMAKDSKISFLYSHLFIPHAPNIWNSLKKEYMYENEDNPINYFHSIVFLDKVIGDLRKTLEDSGLWEETAVILTADTGNVGSQSGVGLNDYAEWGYDTKNRVPLIIKLPNQNKRVDLDRRVSAQTLRNVIQKIMSGELTSHDQISNNMRYVDYMY; from the coding sequence ATGCCGAACACCAATTCCGAAAAACGTTTAACACAAGACTTTGTGCCTAATTGGCGAAGTGATTTGGTTCTTGCTTATGCGTTGGGTAATTTGGTTTTGTTACCATTTTGGTTTATTGCTTTTGCTCGCAATGGAATGCCATTGGACCAAAAATTTATCGAGCATTTTTATGAGCTTTCCCAGATATTTGACCATGTTGACTATTTTGCTGCGCTGCTTTGGGGTTTTGGCATATCTATTATTCTTTTTTTACTTTTTCATGCCACACGAAAAAACCAACCACAATTTTATTCTTTAGCAGTAAACATATTTATTATTCCCACTTTCGCAGGCGCCCTTGCCATAACGTGGTATGTTATTTTCCCGCCTTCTGGACATGCGCGTATTAATAATGCCTGGATATTTGAAGGCTTGGCAGTTTTTACAGTTTCCATTGCAATCCTTACAACACTTGCCCTCACACGCGGCAGAAATGCCTTACGATTTATTCGTTTTATAATAAGTGTTACTGCGCCCTTCGGGATACTCATGTCCATGAATGCATATGTGGCTTATCAAAAGATTGATGCATCAAGGGCGAGTATCATGCATTCCGACAGATCGTTGGCACCGCTTAAAAATACACAGCCTACCGGACCAAGGGTGATCCTGATATTCTTTGACTATTGGGATTATCATTACACGTTCATCAAGCATCCAGAATTTGTAAAAACACCCAACATCGATAAGCTAACTAATATAGCGTTTAATGGGCATAATGTTGCGCGTGCTTCTTCAAAAACGTTTACAGCTATTCCAAGCGTCCTTAGCGGACATCGCATAGATTATGCAAAACGTATTGGAGGTGATCGCCTCCTAACTCAGTATGCAGCCGAGTACTACCCGCGAATTTGGAATCACCAATCAACCATTTTTTCTGATGCTCACGCTGCAGGTTACAATACGGGCGTAGTTGCGACGGCTTTTCATCCAGTATGTAGAATTTTTCCACAGTTTATTTCACGGTGCATTATTGATGACCATCCATTTGACTACGAATATAAAACCGTTTTTAACCGTCTTGATGACATAGTTTCGCACACTCTGTGGCAAGTTCCTCCGATACGTAAGTTATTATTCAAGGATAGACCAGTATTCAATAATCATTGGGGTATTCATCTAAAGCTATCCAATATTAATTCACTAAAAAAAATGGCGAAAGACAGTAAAATATCATTTTTATATTCCCATTTATTTATACCTCACGCGCCGAATATTTGGAACTCCTTAAAAAAAGAGTACATGTATGAAAATGAGGATAATCCCATCAATTATTTTCACAGTATTGTTTTTCTAGATAAAGTCATTGGTGACCTACGTAAAACGTTAGAAGACTCCGGCCTGTGGGAAGAAACTGCAGTCATATTAACGGCTGACACCGGAAACGTTGGCAGCCAAAGTGGAGTAGGGCTCAATGATTACGCAGAATGGGGTTACGATACGAAAAACCGAGTGCCACTTATTATTAAATTACCTAATCAGAATAAGCGGGTAGATCTCGATCGCCGCGTAAGTGCTCAAACCCTTAGAAACGTCATTCAAAAGATAATGTCTGGAGAACTTACATCCCACGATCAAATCTCAAACAACATGAGATACGTCGACTACATGTATTAG
- a CDS encoding CDP-glycerol glycerophosphotransferase family protein, with product MRFFKDLKAFRRLLKLPSSHRQIVFYSEGTPYWAHFRSIIYYLAVTLGQQITYVTSDPKDPGYTDLIPNVEGICIGEGLFRNMWFQLLKAKILVLTVPDLGNSELKRSKFSVHYVYIFHSIVSTHMIYNKGAFDNYDTIFCAGPHHVAEIRETERLYNLPPKLLIEHGYGRLDEIISEQPTRVKPHIPKETVSKKILIAPTWGPQGLIETGKACGLIDNLLNDGFEVILRPHPETLRRAGSCFDNTTSLFGKHPAFTEERDVTSTKSLMQADLMLSDWSGAAIEYALGHSKPVLFVDTERKVKNTDYENYENLPLEDIIRSTIGAILPQDRFCEVAQVARELIAKNKSAGYTHSPKTYVYNVGNSAKIAAEWLLKNISEINVE from the coding sequence ATGAGATTTTTTAAAGATCTGAAAGCATTTCGAAGGCTACTCAAGCTACCAAGTTCGCACCGTCAAATCGTTTTCTATTCAGAAGGCACTCCTTACTGGGCACATTTCCGTTCTATAATTTATTATTTAGCTGTCACGCTTGGTCAACAAATCACTTACGTCACTTCAGACCCGAAAGACCCGGGATACACTGACCTGATACCAAATGTTGAAGGAATTTGCATAGGCGAAGGGCTGTTTAGAAATATGTGGTTTCAATTGCTGAAAGCAAAGATACTCGTCCTCACAGTGCCGGATTTGGGAAATTCAGAGCTCAAACGATCAAAATTTTCAGTGCATTACGTATATATCTTTCATTCAATTGTTAGTACCCACATGATTTATAACAAAGGCGCATTCGATAATTACGATACCATCTTTTGCGCAGGTCCCCATCACGTTGCTGAAATTCGAGAAACCGAAAGACTTTATAACCTTCCACCCAAACTACTCATCGAACACGGATACGGTCGGTTGGATGAAATCATCTCGGAACAGCCAACTAGGGTTAAACCGCATATTCCAAAAGAAACCGTGTCAAAAAAAATTCTGATTGCGCCAACTTGGGGGCCACAAGGTCTAATCGAAACAGGAAAGGCATGCGGGTTAATTGATAATCTTTTAAATGATGGATTCGAAGTCATCCTCCGACCCCATCCTGAAACCTTAAGGCGCGCAGGATCTTGCTTCGATAACACTACAAGTTTGTTTGGTAAGCATCCTGCATTTACTGAAGAACGAGATGTAACTTCGACGAAATCACTCATGCAAGCAGATTTGATGTTAAGCGATTGGTCTGGCGCGGCTATAGAATATGCACTTGGACACAGCAAACCAGTTTTATTTGTTGATACAGAGCGTAAAGTAAAAAATACCGATTATGAAAATTACGAAAACCTGCCACTCGAAGACATAATTCGCAGCACCATTGGCGCAATCCTCCCACAAGACCGGTTTTGTGAAGTAGCGCAAGTGGCGCGGGAATTAATCGCAAAGAATAAATCTGCTGGTTACACTCATTCACCAAAAACATATGTATACAACGTTGGCAACAGTGCTAAAATTGCTGCAGAGTGGCTGTTAAAAAATATTTCTGAAATTAACGTGGAATAG
- a CDS encoding glycosyltransferase family 39 protein: protein MTEAKTNFWIILTEHPLCTIFSIAILVRSINIFHLSISGGDFVIEDSFFLTFSKEWARAFGLMEGIPAGAAYVERVPGYPLLVALMQGVGLSAPVSIATINSFFDSVTCVILGLLGCQLDRRVGLVAGLLSAFWPNLIIHSSLVLNDTLFVLLFAGLLYWAAKFLATPSLKAAFISGILVGLAVCTRPIAQFLVPVLAIAMAGIAHFHGVSKRRIVLLVLVFFVPTVLTLLPIYTHNILKFGSLSLSAQTGTHLAYWVLPPVKKIETGMSFEETKVKIRKSYEAELKRRGGDESNPFDVNNILTNVALSELRNSSTVAIATAWLQGMALNIATPAVLIDTRVRTFSGQSFYELEAPNLVSKVLQYLEKSTPLYLFFFFVGAFGSILSLIFGIYGLFILHSLRPWAAIFATLAVFYFLLINGPVASPKYRLPIEPVMIICASLGLVQTWKKMLLRKNKHE from the coding sequence TTGACCGAAGCAAAAACAAACTTTTGGATAATTTTAACTGAGCATCCTCTTTGCACTATTTTTTCGATAGCTATTCTTGTGCGAAGCATAAATATATTTCATCTCTCAATCAGTGGAGGTGATTTCGTAATAGAGGACTCATTCTTTTTAACCTTCTCAAAAGAGTGGGCGCGCGCTTTCGGATTGATGGAAGGAATTCCAGCAGGGGCTGCTTACGTAGAAAGAGTGCCGGGCTATCCGCTATTAGTAGCTTTAATGCAAGGGGTGGGATTAAGCGCACCAGTCTCTATAGCAACAATAAATTCGTTTTTCGACAGTGTTACGTGCGTTATACTTGGTTTGCTTGGGTGTCAATTGGATCGACGGGTTGGACTTGTCGCCGGGCTTTTGTCAGCTTTTTGGCCCAATTTAATTATCCACAGTAGCTTAGTTCTTAACGACACACTCTTTGTTTTACTGTTTGCGGGTTTGTTGTATTGGGCAGCTAAATTTCTCGCTACACCGAGTCTTAAAGCCGCTTTTATTTCTGGAATTTTAGTTGGACTAGCCGTTTGCACTAGGCCTATTGCTCAATTTTTAGTGCCTGTACTTGCAATCGCCATGGCTGGTATTGCACACTTTCACGGTGTCAGTAAACGGCGTATTGTGCTGCTTGTTCTTGTGTTTTTCGTGCCGACTGTGCTCACCCTACTACCCATATATACGCATAATATACTCAAGTTTGGTAGCTTGAGCTTGAGTGCCCAAACTGGGACACATCTAGCCTACTGGGTTTTGCCGCCCGTGAAAAAAATTGAGACCGGAATGTCGTTCGAAGAAACAAAGGTAAAGATTCGTAAATCTTACGAGGCTGAACTCAAACGTCGGGGTGGGGATGAGTCTAATCCATTCGATGTAAATAACATCTTAACTAATGTCGCGCTATCAGAGCTGCGCAACAGTTCAACTGTAGCAATTGCAACAGCATGGCTACAAGGTATGGCTCTCAATATTGCAACCCCCGCGGTGCTGATCGATACTAGGGTCCGTACTTTCTCGGGGCAAAGCTTTTACGAACTAGAGGCCCCAAATCTCGTTAGCAAGGTTTTGCAGTATCTTGAAAAGAGCACCCCATTATATCTTTTTTTCTTCTTCGTCGGTGCATTTGGGAGTATTTTATCTTTAATCTTTGGTATTTATGGTCTCTTTATCTTGCATAGCCTGCGACCTTGGGCAGCTATTTTTGCAACGCTTGCGGTATTTTATTTTTTACTCATCAATGGACCGGTAGCCTCACCCAAATATCGCTTGCCCATTGAGCCGGTGATGATTATCTGCGCGTCTTTGGGTTTGGTGCAAACTTGGAAAAAAATGTTGTTACGCAAAAACAAGCATGAATGA